The genomic region AATTAATGTTTTTATCGGCTGAATCAGGTTTCAGACCAAATCCTTTCAAATTAAATTTAAAGTTGCATCCTTCCCAACACCCCAAGGATTAGCTAGGTCAAAAACGACCTGAATAAAATCACAGGGTATCTGTTGGGATGGCGACTTTTACAGCCTAAGCAGCAGATTTGATTTCCTCAGATTCTGCTATGACTTCATCCTGTGGGCATTCGCTTTTATCCTGGTAAGGAACGCATCTAAATCTTCGGTCTTTCCAAGGGCAGTTTTCTTCGCTACTGGGTTTGTCCTCATAGAGATTCCCTTTATCACTTTAATTATGTTGGTCTGAAGTGTGCTCATAAGACGATCGGGCTGGAGTAATTATAAAAGAATGCTGCTGCTTGCTCCTCAGCGGTGTATGAGAAGTTAAACTTCATGATAAAATTACACTCTGCGTGAGTCAGATAACATGAGCTTTAATAGCTGGTGGTATGAAATTTATCACGTCAGTCCCTTATCTGGAAAGTGTGGTAATTCATTAGGCGAAGGTATCTTTGGGCAGCACCAGGTAGTCTGGAAACGAGGGGGCGCCCTGGGACAATTTCGACCGTTCTAACTTGTAGATAACCGATGGGGTGCACGTTAGGCCGGAATTACACGATCGGAAACAGTAAAGGCTCATCAGGGCTACGAAGCTCCCGGTGTTTTATAAACCTTCACCCATTTTCGGAACTTATAGCCCTCCACCCATCCCACGCCAGCCAGCGACGCGGCCAAACACCAGCCCAAATCAATAGGCGATAATGGGGCGAAGAGCACAAAGTCCCGGATCTGTGGGATTAATAGAAAAAACACGGGAAGCGAGACGCTCAGACCCAGCAGGTACCAAAGCACCCGGTTGGGGCGGCGGATTGTCCGGAACACCGACTCAAAGTCCGACCGAACCACCAGTGTGAGCCACCCATTGCTCAACACCAGCGTAACAAAGGCCATGGTTCTTACTTTCTCCGGCGAGGCTCCTGCTTGCATCATCATATAGTACACGGTCAAAGTTGCCAGTGAAATCAGTAGCCCCTGCACCACCCGGAAGCCGAGTTCGCGGTCCGTGAAGAAAGTCTCGTTCAGGCGTCGGGGCTTTTTGCGCATCAGGCCGGGTTCGGCGGGTTCGTTCTCGAAAGCGATCGAACAGATGGGCCCCATCACCAGCTCAAAGAATATGATATGGACGGGTGAGAACAGATTGGTGTAACGCCAGCCGAGCAGTAGCGGGAGGGTCACGGTGAGGATGATGGGAATGTGGATGGCCACGATATAGCCCACGGCCTTCTTGAAGTTCTGGTAGATACGCCGTCCCTGGGCGATGGCATCGACCATGCCCCCGAGGTCGTCCTCGACCAACACGAGCGAGGCGGCCTGCCTGGCGAGTTCGGTGCCGCGCTTCCCCATGGCCACCCCGATGTGAGCCGCTTTCAGGGCCGGACCGTCGTTGACGCCGTCTCCGGTCATGGCCACCACCTGACCGTTGGCCTTCAAAGCCCGGATCACCCGCAGCTTGGCTTCGGGAAACATGCGGGCGAAGACATTTACTTCGTTTACCTTTAATTTCAAATCACCCTCTGAAAGCGCCATGACCTCCCGGCCAGTCAGCAGTCGGTCAGCGGTGGGCAGGTCGATCTGCCGGGCGATGGCCCGGGCCGTCTCGGGAGAGTCCCCCGTAATCATCTTCACCGAAATCCCGGCTTGCTCAAACTGGTCGACTACCAGCCGGGCGTTGGGCTTGGGCGGGTTTTCCAGGGCTATCAGCCCCAGGAATGTCCAATCGAAATCGTCTTGATCCGCGGGAAAAGCCTCGCCCGACCAAAAGCAGCCCGCCACGCCGAGCACCCGGTAGCCTTGGGCCGCCAGGTGCTCGGCCTGCCTTTGTACTTCTTCAATTTCGGCGGAGGTGAGGCGGCAGACCCGCACGATGCGCTCGACGGCTCCTTTGCCCGATACCTGGAAGCCATCCGCGTCCGAAGCGTATAGGTGCGTCATCATGGGGGGAATTCCGCCCAGGGGGTATTCATGGCGGATCGAAGCCGCCTTATCGACCACTCGGGCATCTGTGCGTCGATAGGCTGCCACGATCGCCCGCTCCATGGGATCAAAGGGTTCCAGTTCGGAGGCGAGGTGGGCGTACCGCAGTACTTGGCCGGCGGATTCGCTCAGGGGGGCATCGACCCCCACGACTACCCGTGCTTCGGCGTCGTAGAGTTTGGCGACCGCCATGCCCTCCTGGGTGATCGTGCCGGTCTTGTCGGTACAAATCACGGTGGCCGACCCCAGGCTTTCCACGGTTTGGGGCTGTTTGGTTAGCACTCCGGACTTGACCATCCGGGCGGCTCCCAGCGCCATGAAGCTACTGAACGCCACTGGGATTTCTTCTGGAATGACCGCCATTGCCAGGGTGAGCCCGAGCAACAGCGAGGCGGCCCAGTCGCCGCTTCGGGCAAAGTTGATGGACCACACCACTACGAATGCCGCGAAACCAGCCAGGGCCATGCGCAGCACAAATCGGCTGATTTGCTTTTGCAGCGGCGTTTTTTCGACTTCCACCGCTTGGAGTGATCGTCCCAATCTGCCGAATTCGGTAGCTTCGCCGACCGCGGTTACCCGTACATAAGCACTCCCGGAAACCAGGGTGGTGCCCCTGAAGAACTTGTCCGTTCCAGCATTGGCTTTCTCCGTAGGTACGGACTCGCCGGTCAGGGTGGACTCGTCCACCGCGCAATCATTGGCCGAGAGCAGCACGCCATCGGCGGGTACGGTGTCGCCCTCGGTCAGCCACAGCGTGTCGCCCACCACGATGTCCTCGATCGCCAACTCGGACAGGCAACCCGCCCGCATCACCGACGCTGTCGGGCGGGTAAGTTGCCGCAGGACCAACAGGGCGCGGTCACTGCGCACTGTTTGGTAGATCGAGATTCCCGCCACCAGCACCATCGCCACGCCCAGCACGGCGCCTTCCTGCCACTCGCCCAGTACCATATACAGTGCACTGGCAGCTGCAAGCAGCAGGAACATGGGTTCGGAGACCACCTCCCCCACCATGCGCCATCCTTTGTTTTTATACAAAGGGTTCAGTCCGTTAGAGCCGAAGGCCTGCCGGGCGACGCTAGCTTGCTCGGTTGTGAGGCCCGCTGGTTTTTCAAAGATCGGGGGCAAGGCGGGTGTGGGCATAAAAAGGGTGGAAATTTTTCGGAATCAAAATCCGGCTCATACGGAACGGCGGGCACCGCCAAGTCTTACCGGACGACGATCAGTAACGGAATTTCCGTCAAACGGGCCATCCGCTGGCTCTCACCTTCGTTGAATATACTCCACAGCCAGCCGTGTTCCTGAGGGATCATCATCATCAGGTCGGCTTTGGTACTTACTGTGAAATCCAACAGGGTTTCGTAAACTTCTTCTCCTTTCAGCACCGTGAAGGTGTGGGGGACCGATGCCAGCAGATGCCTGATGCGTTCGGCCCGCTTCTTTATACTCGGTTCGTCGGGTTGGCTGTGAACGGAAATGACATTGACCACGCACCCGAATCTCTTGGCAAACCGCAACAGGTTGTCAACGACAAAGGCATCGGGCGGCGAATCCAGGTCGATGCCCACGACGGCGTTCTTGAAGGGGCCGTACTCCTGGGAGGGCGGGACAATGAGCAGCGGCACGGTGGTCTGTGTGACCATGTCCGTGGCGACGCTGCCCATGATTTGTGCCCCGTCCGGGGCCGAACCCACGGGCGACATGACCAGCAGATCGGCCTTTTTCTCGGCGACGATTCCCTGGACGGTGGGAATGACGTACCCCTCCTCGGTCAGGGCTTCGAGGACAATCCCCGACCCGTATTCTTTTCTGATCGAATTGGCCAGGCTGTCCAGTTCGCGCTGATGGTTGTCACGCATTTCCTCGGTGCTGAGCGGATAGTCGCCTACCACCTCGGCGGGATTGGCAGGCCAGAAGCGGTAAATATTCACTAGAATTAGGCTTGCCCCCTGGTCGCGGGCAAGCCGGGCGGCGAAGTGGGCCGCTTTGTTGGAGTTGGACGTAAGATCGGTGGCAACGACAATGGTTTTCATAGGATGTGCTGGTAGAGTTTATGCGATTGGCATGGGCAAAGCTCGTACAATCGGTTTATTGGTCGATTGACGAAAATCAGGATGGACGATGATAGTTGTGACCCGGTCGTCAAGCGAGGCGCGGTACTTTTGGGGTATAGACTTGGGACGCCGTCGGCGTTCGAACATTTACCCCAAATCCCACTACACTGTCCTATGAAGAAATCTATGAAGGCAGCGGTGTGCCATGAATTCGGCCGCCCCCTCGAAATTGAAGAAGTACCCGTACCCGCTCTGGTACCGGGCCGAATCCTGGTGAAAGTGGCCGCCTGCGGCATTTGCCACACCGACCTCCATGCCATCAGCGGCGATTGGCCAGTCCTGCCGACCCTGCCGCTGATTCCCGGCCACGAAGGCGTGGGCACCGTGGTGGCCGTCGGCGAGGGAGTGGCCCAGGTGAAAGTGGGTGATCGCGTCGGGGTTCCCTGGCTCTACACGGCTTGCGGCCACTGCGAATACTGTCACGCGGGCTGGGAAACACTTTGCCACGAGCAGCAAAATACGGGCTATTCGGTGCAGGGCAGTTACGCCGAATACGTCTTGGCCGACCCTGAGTACGTGGGTCATATTCCTGACAAGCTGCCTTTTCTCGAAGCCGCACCCATCCTCTGCGCCGGGGTCACCGTGTACAAGGGGCTGAAAGAAACCGATACCCGGCCGGGGGAATGGGTGGTCATCTCGGGGATAGGCGGCCTGGGTCACCTGGCGGTGCAGTACGCCAGGGCGATGGGCCTACGTGTGGCTGCGGTGGATATCCAAGACGATAAGCTGGACTTGGCCCAGGCGATGGGGGCCGACCTGGCGGTCAACGCCAGCCGGGAAGATCCGGTCGCGGTCATCACGAGGCAAATCGGGGGGGCGCACGGCGTGCTGGTCACTGCTCCGTCGCGCCGGGCATTCGATCAGGGGCTCGGGATGCTGCGTCGACACGGAACCATGGCCTTAGTGGGGTTACCGGCCGGGGCTTTCGACCTGAACATATTCGACGTGGTGCTTAACCGCAAGACCGTTCGCGGCTCCATCGTGGGCACCCGGCTCGACCTGACCGAAAGCCTGGCCTTCGCGGCGGAAGGCAAAGTCAAGACCCACTACCGTACGGAAGCCCTGGCTAATGTTGATCAGGTCATGTCTGATTTGGCCAACGGAAAAATCGAAGGCCGCGTGGTACTCGACATGACTCTGTGAGATTCGGCCTGGGCCGATGTACCGAGCGCTTGCACAAAGAAATCCCCGAACCTCATCGAAAGTTCGGGGATTGCCTGGTGTTATGGCCTGTAATTCAGGAAACGAGAATTTCCTGCTCGTCGGAATAATACACCCGCCCGTCGGACCATTGCAGCCGGGCCAGCCACCGGCCCTTGGCCAGTTGGTCGGTGGGGACCAACTGCCGTGCCTGGCCATTAGGTTTGATAGGCACCCGGAAGTCGGATGCCTGGGTAGCGGAAAAAAAAGTCACGTCGCCTTTTTGGAAAGAAGAAGGCAGGACGAAGGCCAGCAGTCGTTTGGCGGGTTCGAACGTCATGATTTAGAAGGGGAAAGTAGTGCGAATTGAATACAACGAAAATAGGAGCCAGGAAAAAAACGACCTACGGCCTGCGTCAGGAGAGGTACTGATTTATATCAGGATGGTGGCTATACGGCGTCACCCGAAACCCGCTGAATGGATATGAAATTTGTCCTACCAACCAACCGACCGAACCATGTTCCGGACCTTTCGACTGCTTATCCTTTTACTGTTCGCCATCAATTCCGCCCAGGCCCAGACCGCCGAAGCCTGGAATAGCCTGCGCAACTACGCCGAGAGCATTGGCGTGGATAGCAACTTTTGCGTCCAACCGGGCACGGCTTGCCTGACCCGTTATTTCACGGAGATCGTTTACGGCCACACACCGCGCCGGATGAGTTACGAGGGAGTCACGGAGCAGATCGACTCGGCTCGCATCGAACGCCTGACCCAGCAGTTCCTGGCCGGGGGCGACTGGCGCTCCCGGCTGGACTCCCTTGAATCGAAAGATGTCAATTATTGGTTTTTGAAAGAATTCTGCAAGCGCTGCCTGGTTGACGACTACATGGAATACGAGCTGACGATCGAGCAGGTGTACGAAACGCTGAACACCTACCGCTGGATCAATCGGTTCAGCGGCGGCAAGTACATCATCGTCAACGTACCCTCCGCCACATTGCGCGTGGTGGATGCCCAGGGAGTCACACTGCTGGACAGCCGGGTAGCGGTGGGGAAATCCTCGACCAGAACTCCGGGATTCGCGGCCCTGGTGCCGAGCATCATACTATACCCTTATTGGAACGTCCCGCATTCGATTACGGTAAAGGAACTGCTGCCCAAAATCCGCCGTAATCCAGCCGCCCAATTGGAAGCCCTGAATCTGCAAGTCATCGACGGTAAGGGCAGGGCCGTGGATCCGGTTACCATCGACTGGACCACCAAGACCTTTCCCTATCGGCTGCGGCAATCGACGGGCTGCGACAACGCGCTGGGTCTGTTGAAGTTCCAGGTGACCAGCCCGTACGCGATCTTCCTGCACGACACGAACAACAGGAGCGTCTTCTCCCGCGAAGACCGCTTTTTGAGCCACGGCTGCATCCGGGTGGAGAAGCCCGTCGAGTTGGCCAACATCCTCCTGGGCTACGAGCATTTCGACGACAATTACATGGAGACCTGCCCGATCGACGCCAGTCCGCAGTCGCTCATCCTGCCCAGGGCCATTCCGGTGCTGGTGGTTTATAACGTCCTGGATCTGGACGAGGCCAAGGTGCTGCGGGTGTACAAGGATGTCTACCGGCAGTGGCCGTAGTTCGGAAAGCATATTCGGGATACCGATCGAAAAATTTTGCCTGAATACGAATACGGGCCGCTGTAGGTGAAGCGGCCCGTATTCGTACCCGAGTTAGTACTAATTTTTTCAGTCGATCGCGATGGTCTTGCTTTCGCGCTTCGGCGCATCCTTTTTAGCTATTCGGATATGGAGTACGCCGTTTTGGTAATTGGCCTGCGTATCATCCACCAAGGCTGAGTCGGGCAGAACAAATGAGCGCGAGAACGAGGTGTAACTATACTCGCGACGATAGTTGGTTTCTTCTTCGCCTTCCGAAGTGCTGCTTTCTTTCTCCGCGCTGACGGTCAGCACTTTTCCGTCGGCCTTGATGGAGAAGTCTTCTTTTTCCAAACCGGGGGCCGCGAGGTCGATTTTGACTTCATCGGTGCTTTCGGTCACGTTGGCCTTGGGCATACTCAGCGTGAAGGGGTCGTGGAAGAACTTGCCGAATGCGTCGGTCAACGGGTCGAACAGGGTGTTCGACAGGCTGCGGCCCATTCTTTGGGCGATGGGGAATGCGGTTTCCATTTCCATGATCAGGTTGGTTTAATGGTTAAAAAACTTTTTGGGCGACCGCCCCACGGATGGGGTTATCTACCAGCAAAGATCACCGGCAGGGTGCTTATTTAACATGGGGCCCGTCAGCCGGTTCGCTGAATTTTTTCATGTCGGCATCTGACGACGCTCATGGTCGCGGGGCGGTACATACCGCACTTTTGTAATAACCAATTTCATAGACGACACTTAGCTCCACCTCATGAAAACCATCCTCATTCCCATCGACCTTAGTTCCAGGTCTTACCACACCGCCCACTTCGGGCTGGAACTGGCTCACCAGCTTGGAGGGAGTGTATTGCTGCTCCACGTCGTGCATCCTTCGCCCTCCGCTCCCAGTTTGAGCATTCCGATGGTGGAAATGGACAGCGACAGCAGGAAAAGCAGCTCCTATGATCAGTTGACCACCGATCTACAGCATTTTGAAGACGAGTTGAACGACTATAGGCGGGAAGCGGGTATGTTGGACGTGAAGATCAGCAGTCGCATGGTGGTGGGCCAGCCCGTCGAAGCGATTCTGGAAGTGGCCCACAGCGAACACCCCGCTTTTGTGGTCATGGGAACTGTGGGAGCATCCAACGCCTGGGATAAAATGGTGGGATCGGTTTCGTCGGCCGTGGCGCAGGAAGTCCGCCGCCCGCTGTGGATTCTGCCCAATGCCACGCGGCTGAACACCCTGCGGAAATTCGCCTATTTTGCCGAATTGGCGGGCAGCGAAGTGAGTTGCATCGACCAGGTTCTCGATCTGGGCGAAAAACTCAGGGCCAGGGTGAACGTAGTCCATGTCAGCCCAGTGGAGGAAGAGGATTTCCTGGAGGCCGAAGCTATCACGGAGATGTTCGAAGTTTCATACGCAGCCAAACGGATCACTTTCCAAAATCTGATGTTCGATACCGTAGCCGACGGTATCGAAACCTACGTAAAGCTCCACTGGCCCGACGCTGTCGTGCTGGCTCACCGCGACTGGGGTATGGTCGCGCGGCTCTTTCACCGCAGCGCAATTCGCCAGCTTGCCCTGACCACCCGGCGGCCGCTGCTCATTCTTCAAAAACAGAATTGAAAAATAAGTCCCTACCATTTATCAACTAACCCCTTTCACTCATGAAAACGATCATCGTCCCAACCGACCTACGCCCCGGTACCGAAGTGGCTCTCTCCGTAGCGGCGGATATTGCAAGAGTCTACAAAGCATCCATCGTTCTGCTGCACTCGGTGGTGTACCCCGTCCAGTCCATTGCCTACGCTGGCTCCATGCCCGTCACTACCGACAGTATGGTCAGGGATTTCTATGACGCCGAAAGCGAGGCCGAGAAGGAAATGCGGCGGCTCATTTCACAGAAAAAATACCAGGGCATTGATATAAAGCTAAAACTTATCACGAATGGCGACGGAATGGTGGCCGACGTCACCGGCCAGAAGGCCGATCTGATCGTGATGACTTCCCAGGGCGCTTCTGGGTTGGAAGAGCTATTTTTCGGCTCCAACGCCGAGGTGATCGTCCGGCACGCCCATTGCCCGGTGCTAATCGTGAAAGAGGCCATCGAACACTTCCGGCCTGAAAACATCGTCTGCGCCATCGACACGGACGACCGCCTGAAAACCATCCACCACTATCCTTTCCAGATGGGTGAACAAGGGCTTCACAAATTCCTGTACGTGTTCACCCCTACGGATGGCAAGGTGGTCGATGGAGTCAGGGAGTGGATGAGTGACTTCGCACGGACTAAGGGTATAACCGATTACGAGCTTGCATTGCGCACCGCCAATACGGTGCAGGAGGGTATCATCGACTACGCCGAAGAAACCAAGGCTGACCTGATCGTTTTGTTCACCCACGGTTATAAAGGCCTCCGGCACCTGTTGTCAGGCAGCGTTGCGGAAGACGTCCTTAACCATGCCAAAACCCCGGTGCTGGTTATGCGGGTGTGAAGTCAGTTCATTATTTATTATAAAAAAACCAATCTGTAAACATGAAAATCGAACAAATCTATACGGGCTGCCTGGCGCCGGGAGCCTATTTCATACTAATCCGAAGGTGAGGCGGCAGTCATCGACCCGTTGCGGGAGGCACAGCCCTGTAATGTCCCCTTGAACCATCTCAGTGATGACATAGCGCTTTTTTTCTAAAACCCCGGGCCCATCTCCTTGCATTGTGCGGGTGTGGCTACCGCTCGATGAACGCCTGCTCCATCCTGAAAGCCCGTGGCTACGACAACGTGGTGAATATCGAGGGGTTACGATGCCATACAACAGGCGGTCGTTTCGTCTTCCAGAGTGAACGCCTGATTCAAATAAAAAAAACACACAAGCAGCTCCCCGGCTAATATAGGTATACTGTAAGAAGCTCACTATCCCTCATCCAAGCATCGCCATGAAAATTTCACTCGTGACATTCGTGATCGCGGGCCTTCCTGTCCCCCTGCTCGCTCAATCCATTCCCACGTCCTCAAACTTACCCATTGTCATTATAAAAACCAACGGGCAGACGATCGTAGACGAACCTAAGATCATGGCTGACATGGGGATTATCTACAACGGCCCCGGGAACAGGAATCAGCTGACCGATTCTTTGAACCACTATAATGGAAAAATCGGCATCGAGTTTCGCGGGAATACCTCGCAGAATTCACCCAAAAAGCCTTACGGCCTCGAAACCAGAAAAGCCGATGGTTCTAACCTGAATGTATCGTTGCTGGGAATGCCCGTCGAGAACGATTGGGTACTGTTTAATACCTACGACGATGAAACCTTCATGCGTGATGTACTCACCCACGCACTGGCCAGGAATGCCGGTCACTACTCTCCCCGGACGGTTTTTGTGGAGCTGTTTGTTTCCTCGAATGATTCCTTTGAGTATGAAGACTACAAGGGGATTTATGTGCTGATGGAAAAAATCAAGCAGGATAAGAACCGGGTGGATATTTCTGAGCTCGAATACAAGGACAGTACCGGCAATGCCCTGACGGGTGGGTACATCGTCAAGATAGACCACCACGCCGGCACACCCGGTCCCTACTGGAATTCTCAGTATCCCAACGAATGCGGAGATTTTCGAACTGATTTTGAACTTCACGAGCCCGCTGACGAG from Salmonirosea aquatica harbors:
- a CDS encoding universal stress protein gives rise to the protein MKTIIVPTDLRPGTEVALSVAADIARVYKASIVLLHSVVYPVQSIAYAGSMPVTTDSMVRDFYDAESEAEKEMRRLISQKKYQGIDIKLKLITNGDGMVADVTGQKADLIVMTSQGASGLEELFFGSNAEVIVRHAHCPVLIVKEAIEHFRPENIVCAIDTDDRLKTIHHYPFQMGEQGLHKFLYVFTPTDGKVVDGVREWMSDFARTKGITDYELALRTANTVQEGIIDYAEETKADLIVLFTHGYKGLRHLLSGSVAEDVLNHAKTPVLVMRV
- a CDS encoding cation-translocating P-type ATPase, which produces MPTPALPPIFEKPAGLTTEQASVARQAFGSNGLNPLYKNKGWRMVGEVVSEPMFLLLAAASALYMVLGEWQEGAVLGVAMVLVAGISIYQTVRSDRALLVLRQLTRPTASVMRAGCLSELAIEDIVVGDTLWLTEGDTVPADGVLLSANDCAVDESTLTGESVPTEKANAGTDKFFRGTTLVSGSAYVRVTAVGEATEFGRLGRSLQAVEVEKTPLQKQISRFVLRMALAGFAAFVVVWSINFARSGDWAASLLLGLTLAMAVIPEEIPVAFSSFMALGAARMVKSGVLTKQPQTVESLGSATVICTDKTGTITQEGMAVAKLYDAEARVVVGVDAPLSESAGQVLRYAHLASELEPFDPMERAIVAAYRRTDARVVDKAASIRHEYPLGGIPPMMTHLYASDADGFQVSGKGAVERIVRVCRLTSAEIEEVQRQAEHLAAQGYRVLGVAGCFWSGEAFPADQDDFDWTFLGLIALENPPKPNARLVVDQFEQAGISVKMITGDSPETARAIARQIDLPTADRLLTGREVMALSEGDLKLKVNEVNVFARMFPEAKLRVIRALKANGQVVAMTGDGVNDGPALKAAHIGVAMGKRGTELARQAASLVLVEDDLGGMVDAIAQGRRIYQNFKKAVGYIVAIHIPIILTVTLPLLLGWRYTNLFSPVHIIFFELVMGPICSIAFENEPAEPGLMRKKPRRLNETFFTDRELGFRVVQGLLISLATLTVYYMMMQAGASPEKVRTMAFVTLVLSNGWLTLVVRSDFESVFRTIRRPNRVLWYLLGLSVSLPVFFLLIPQIRDFVLFAPLSPIDLGWCLAASLAGVGWVEGYKFRKWVKVYKTPGAS
- a CDS encoding FixH family protein, coding for MTFEPAKRLLAFVLPSSFQKGDVTFFSATQASDFRVPIKPNGQARQLVPTDQLAKGRWLARLQWSDGRVYYSDEQEILVS
- a CDS encoding L,D-transpeptidase family protein; translation: MFRTFRLLILLLFAINSAQAQTAEAWNSLRNYAESIGVDSNFCVQPGTACLTRYFTEIVYGHTPRRMSYEGVTEQIDSARIERLTQQFLAGGDWRSRLDSLESKDVNYWFLKEFCKRCLVDDYMEYELTIEQVYETLNTYRWINRFSGGKYIIVNVPSATLRVVDAQGVTLLDSRVAVGKSSTRTPGFAALVPSIILYPYWNVPHSITVKELLPKIRRNPAAQLEALNLQVIDGKGRAVDPVTIDWTTKTFPYRLRQSTGCDNALGLLKFQVTSPYAIFLHDTNNRSVFSREDRFLSHGCIRVEKPVELANILLGYEHFDDNYMETCPIDASPQSLILPRAIPVLVVYNVLDLDEAKVLRVYKDVYRQWP
- a CDS encoding universal stress protein, whose protein sequence is MKTILIPIDLSSRSYHTAHFGLELAHQLGGSVLLLHVVHPSPSAPSLSIPMVEMDSDSRKSSSYDQLTTDLQHFEDELNDYRREAGMLDVKISSRMVVGQPVEAILEVAHSEHPAFVVMGTVGASNAWDKMVGSVSSAVAQEVRRPLWILPNATRLNTLRKFAYFAELAGSEVSCIDQVLDLGEKLRARVNVVHVSPVEEEDFLEAEAITEMFEVSYAAKRITFQNLMFDTVADGIETYVKLHWPDAVVLAHRDWGMVARLFHRSAIRQLALTTRRPLLILQKQN
- a CDS encoding universal stress protein, giving the protein MKTIVVATDLTSNSNKAAHFAARLARDQGASLILVNIYRFWPANPAEVVGDYPLSTEEMRDNHQRELDSLANSIRKEYGSGIVLEALTEEGYVIPTVQGIVAEKKADLLVMSPVGSAPDGAQIMGSVATDMVTQTTVPLLIVPPSQEYGPFKNAVVGIDLDSPPDAFVVDNLLRFAKRFGCVVNVISVHSQPDEPSIKKRAERIRHLLASVPHTFTVLKGEEVYETLLDFTVSTKADLMMMIPQEHGWLWSIFNEGESQRMARLTEIPLLIVVR
- the adhP gene encoding alcohol dehydrogenase AdhP, whose translation is MTKIRMDDDSCDPVVKRGAVLLGYRLGTPSAFEHLPQIPLHCPMKKSMKAAVCHEFGRPLEIEEVPVPALVPGRILVKVAACGICHTDLHAISGDWPVLPTLPLIPGHEGVGTVVAVGEGVAQVKVGDRVGVPWLYTACGHCEYCHAGWETLCHEQQNTGYSVQGSYAEYVLADPEYVGHIPDKLPFLEAAPILCAGVTVYKGLKETDTRPGEWVVISGIGGLGHLAVQYARAMGLRVAAVDIQDDKLDLAQAMGADLAVNASREDPVAVITRQIGGAHGVLVTAPSRRAFDQGLGMLRRHGTMALVGLPAGAFDLNIFDVVLNRKTVRGSIVGTRLDLTESLAFAAEGKVKTHYRTEALANVDQVMSDLANGKIEGRVVLDMTL
- a CDS encoding Hsp20/alpha crystallin family protein; translation: MEMETAFPIAQRMGRSLSNTLFDPLTDAFGKFFHDPFTLSMPKANVTESTDEVKIDLAAPGLEKEDFSIKADGKVLTVSAEKESSTSEGEEETNYRREYSYTSFSRSFVLPDSALVDDTQANYQNGVLHIRIAKKDAPKRESKTIAID